DNA sequence from the Tissierella sp. MB52-C2 genome:
TGAGTTTAATACCATAGTTGAAATGGGATATACAGACTATTTCCTTATAGTATGGGATTTTATAAAATTTGCTAGAGATAACGGAATAATGGTAGGGCCAGGAAGAGGTTCAGCAGCAGGGAGTATTGTCTCCTATGCCTTAGGTATTATAGATATAGACCCCTTAGAATATGGTCTGATATTTGAAAGATTTTTAAATCCAGAGAGAGTATCTATGCCAGATATAGACATAGATTTTTGTTATGAAAGACGAGAAGAAGTTATTCAATACGTTATAGACAAATATGGAGTAGACCATGTGGCTCAAATAGTCACCTTTGGTACTATGGCGGCTAGGGGTTCCATAAGGGATGTAGGAAGAGCAATGAATATGCCCTACGGCGAAGTAGATTATATTGCAAAACAAATACCAATGGAATTAGGTATGACGATATCGAAGGCCTTAGAGGTAAATAAATCATTAAAAGATGCCTATGATGAAGACGAAAATGTTCAAAGACTTATAGATGTATCTAAAGCAGTAGAGGGATTACCTAGACATACATCTACCCATGCTGCTGGAGTAGTTATATCTAAAAATCCTGTGACAAGTTATGTTCCTCTATTAAAAAATGGAGATTCTGTGGCTACTCAATTTAATATGATAGAATTAGAAGAATTAGGTCTTTTAAAAATGGACTTTTTAGGTCTAAGAACATTAACGGTAATTAGAGATACAGTTAATTTAGTAGAAGAAAATCATGGAGTAAAAATTGATTTTAATAAGATAAACTATGAAGATCCACTTGTACTTGAAATGTTTGCCAAGGCTGAGACTCTAGGTATATTTCAGTTTGAGTCTCCAGGAATGAGGGCGTTTCTTAGGGAATTAAAGCCAAATGTATTTGAAAACCTTATAGCTGCCAATTCTCTTTTTAGACCAGGGCCTATGAATCAGATACCTACATTTGTGGCTTGTAAACATGATGCATCAAAGATAGAATATCTTCATCCTAAACTAGAGCATATACTAGATGTTACATATGGATGTATAGTATATCAGGAGCAGGTAATGCAAATAGTTAGAGATATTGGTGGATATTCTATGGGTAGAGCAGATTTAGTAAGACGTGCCATGGGAAAAAAGAAAATGGATGTAATGGAAGAAGAAAGAAGGAACTTTATCTATGGTCAAGTCGACGAAAATGGAGAAGTTATTTTATCGGGAGCCATAAGAAATGGAGTAGATGAAAAAACAGCTTCAAAAATTTATGACTTGATGATAGACTTTGCCAACTATGCCTTTAATAAAAGCCATTCAGCTGCCTATGCAGTAGTAGCCTATAGAACTGCATATTTAAAATATTATTATCCAGTGGAATTTATGGCAGCTCTTATTTCTTCTGTTATGGGGAATACTAACCAAGTATCACTTTATATACAGGAGTGTAAAAGGCTTGGAATAGACATACTTTCACCTGATATAAATGAATCCTACAATAAATTTACTGTGTCACAAAATAAGATTAGATTTGGACTTTCAGCAGTAAAAAATGTAGGAGAAAACTTTATAAAGGCCATAGTAGAAGCTAGAAAATCAGGAAGATTTAAATCTTTTACAGATTTTATTGAGAGAATAGAAAAGACAGATTCATCTGTAATGAATAAAAGGGCAGTAGAATCCTTGATTAAATGTGGTGCTATGGATAGTCTAGGAGTCAATAGGGCACAATTATTGGCAATATATGAAAAGACAATAGATGGTATTCATGCAGATAGAAAGAGGAATATAGAGGGGCAGTTTTCCATATTTGATACTTTAGATGAAAATGTTTCAAAAGACAATTTGCCAGATTTAAAAGAATTTCCTAAAAACATACTGCTTACAATGGAGAAGGAAATGGTAGGTATTTATATATCAGGTCACCCATTGGAATCATATAAATCTGAAATAGAAAGGGTATCAAATATTACAACCTTTGATTTATTAAATATAAATGAAGAAATAGGTAAAGATTTAAATGGAGTAAAAGATGGGGCATCCATAATATTAGGTGGTATAATTGTTGAAAAGAAAAATAAAATAACTAGAAATAATAATATGATGGCATTTATTACATTGGAAGATTTATATGGTTCAATCGAATGTATAGTTTTTCCTGCTACCTTTGAAAGATATAATAAATATTTAAAAGAAGACAATATAATAGTAATCCATGGTAGAATAAGTATATCTGAGGTGGAAGAACCTAAAATAATAGTTGAAAAAATATCTGAACTAAATACTTATAAAAAAGGCAAGATATATGTAAAGATACCATCAAATAATTCTTCAGACACTTTTGATAAGCTTAAAAGGATTCTAATAAAATATACTGGAGATACACCGGTATATGTATATATTGAAAAGGAAAAGAAAACAGTTGTGGCAGATAGAAGTCTATGGATCGATATAGATAATAAAAATGCAATAATAGAATTGAAAAATTTGCTTGGAGAAAATTCAGTTAAAATATCTTAAACCATTATTTTAATTGACAACTATATTGTCAATTGCAGAGGGGTGCTTTGATATATGTGGACAGCAGTTCATATGACTACAGGATTCGAAAATGCATTAAATATAGAAAGACAGTTAAAAAAAGAAGGATTCTTAGTAAAAGTAAAATATTTTACTAAGGAAGGTGAAGAAGAATTATATGAAATATTAGCGCCAGAATTCGAAGCAGGAGAAATTCAGGAGGCAATGATAGAATTAGGAATTATTTGATTTATATAAGGGGGAATTAAATGAAGACTATAGGAATACTGACTAGTGGCGGAGATGCACCAGGTATGAATGCAGCCATTAGAGCAGTAGTAAGAGCAGGAATATATAATGGATTTAAAGTAATGGGTATAAGACAGGGATATAATGGGCTTATCAATGGAGATATATATGAAATGAACCTTTCTTCTGTTGCAGATATAATACATAGAGGAGGAACTATGCTTAGGTCTGCTAGATCAGATGAATTTAAAACAGAAAAGGGATTTAAGAAAGCATTAAATGTATTAGAAGTATTTGGCATAGATGGACTTGTAGTATTAGGTGGTGATGGTACACTAAAGGGAGCAAGGGAAATATCAAATGCTTCCATACCAACCATAGGAATACCTTGTACTATTGATAATGATTGTGGATATTCTGATTTTACCATTGGATTTTTCACAGCTGTAGAAACAGTTGTAGATGCAATATCTAAAATTAGAGATACGTCCACATCTCATGGTAGAGCCAATGTTATAGAAGTCATGGGTAGACACTGTGGAGATATTGCATTATATGCAGGTCTGGCAGGTGGAGCTGAAAGTATAATAGTGCCTGAAGTGGAATTCAATATAGATGATGTATGTAAGAAAGCTATACAGGGGAAAAACAGGGGAAAGTTACATCATATTATTGTCTTAGCTGAGGGAGTAGGAAATGCTTATGATGTATCTAAAGCAATTGAAGAAAAAACTGGCATAGATACAAGAGTAACAGTTTTAGGATATATTCAAAGAGGTGGAAATCCTACATCCTATGATAGAATTACAGCCAGTAAAATGGGAAGTAAAGCTATAGATTTGCTAAGGGATGGGAAATCAGGAAGAGCTCTTGGAATTAAATGTAACCAGATAATTGATATGGATATAAATGATGCTTTAGAGGTGGAGAAAAGCTTTGATATAGAAATGTATAATACTACAAATATTTTATCGATATAGCGTAATTGAATAATATAGAAAATTAAATTAATGGAGGGGAAACAGATGAAAAAGACTAAAATAGTATGTACAATAGGACCAGCATCTGAATCTGAGGAGGTATTAAAAGAATTATTTTTAAATGGGTTAAATGTTTGTAGACTTAATTTTTCCCATGGAAGCCATGAGGAACATAAGAAAAGAATAGATACCATAAAAAAAGTTAGAGAAGAACTTAATATGCCTATAGGAATTATGTTAGATACAAAGGGACCAGAGATAAGACTAGGAGATTTCGAAGAAGGTACTATAGAAATTGAAGAAGGAAATATATTTACCCTAACAACTAGAGATATATTAGGAGATAATACTATAGTATCTGTTTCTTATGATGGTTTACCAAATGATATTGAAGTAGATAGTAGAATTTTAATAGATGACGGACTGGTAGAATTTAAGGTAATAGAAATAATCAATGGAACAGATATAAAATGTATAGCATTAAATAATGGAACTTTAAAAAATCATAAAGGTGTAAATGTACCAAATGTAAAAATTAATTTACCGGCGGTGACTAAAAAGGATATAGACGATATATTATTTGGAATAGAAAATGAAATAGATTTTATAGCTGCATCCTTTGTTAGGAAAGCATCTGATGTTTTAGAAATAAGAAAAATATTAGAAGACAATAATGCAGATTTTATAGAGATAATTTCAAAAATAGAAAACCAAGAAGGTGTAGATAATATAGATGAAATACTTGCTGCATCTGATGGAATAATGGTAGCTAGGGGAGACTTAGGAGTAGAGATACAAACAGAGGAGATACCACTGGTTCAAAAAGATTTAATAAGAAGATCAAATCTATCAGGAAAACCAGTTATTACAGCTACGCAAATGTTAGATTCCATGATGAGAAATCCTAGACCGACTAGAGCAGAAGTAACAGATGTTGCCAATGCCATTCTTGATGGAAGTAGTGCAATTATGTTATCTGGAGAAACTGCTGCAGGAAAATATCCTATTGAATCTGTAAAAACCATGTATAATATTGCAACAAGGACAGAAGAATCTTTAGATTATGGAGAAATACTAAAATCTAAATCTATTATATCAGAAGTATCAACAACTAATGCAATAGGAAAGGCAACTTGTACAACAGCAATGGATTTAGAAGCATCTGCCATAATTACTGCAACTTCTTCAGGATATACTTCAAAGGCTATATCTAAATTTAGACCAAAATCTCCTATAATAGCAGCTACAACTAAAGAATCTGTAATGAGAAGATTATCTTTAGTATGGGGAGTTTATCCAGTATTATCTCCTTATAGCAATTCTACAGATGATGTAATAGAACTATCTATACAATCAGCAGTAGATAAAGGATATGTAAAAGAAGGAGATTTAGTAGTTATTACAGCGGGGATTCCTGTAGGAACATCAGGATCTACTAACCTTATTAAAGTTCATACAATAGGAAAAGTATTGATTAAAGGTATGGGAATTTGTAAAGGTTCAACATTGGGTAGAATTTGTATTGCAAATAATAAAGAAGAATTAGAATCGAAGTTTAGAGATGGTGATATTATAGTTAGTAGAGATACAGATAGAGATATGATACCATTTATTGAAAGAGCATCTGCTATAATAACAGAACAAGGTGGACTTACATCCCATGCAGCCATAGTAGGGCTAAATCTTAATAAAACAACCATAGTAGGTGCAGAAAATGCTACAACTTTATTAGAAGATGGAGAAATAGTAACAGTAGATAGTGCTACAGGACTTGTATATAAAGGAGAAGCAAGAGTATTATAGAAACAATAAGGGGGATAAATATGGAAAAACGAAGACTGGGAAAGACTAGTTTAGATGTATCTGTTATTGGCTTTGGAGGAATCCCTATACAAAGAGTAGACTCCGAATTATCCCATGGACTTCTTCAGGAAGCTTATAATAGGGGAATAAACTTTATAGATACTGCCAGAGGATATAATGAATCAGAAAATTTAATTGGAGAAGCACTGGAGAAAATAGGTAGAGACAAATTTATATTGGCTACAAAATCCATGAAAAGAGACTATGATGGAATGGTAGAAGAATTAAATATTAGTTTAAAAAACTTAAAAACTGACTATATAGATTTGTTTCAATTCCATAATATTAGAACCTTTGAAGAGCTAGATTTCATCATGAGTGACAATGGAGCATTTAAAGCATTGAAGGAAGCTAAAGAAAAGGGAATAATAAGGGAAATAGGGATTACATCCCATAGCCCAGAACTATTAGATAAAGCCGTAGATATGGGAGAATTTGCAACTATACAATGTCCATATAATCCTGTTGAACGCCAAGCAGAAGAATTGTTTAAAAAAGCTAAAGATATGAATATAGGAGTAATAGTTATGAAGCCTCTAGCAGGAGGTGCTATTACTAAAGGAGAACTATCCCTTAGATTTATAGTAGACAATCCAAATATATCTGTAGTTATTCCAGGAATGGATACTTTAGAGCAGGTAAAGTCTAATTCAGAAGTAGGCATTAATATAAGAAAGCTAACAGGGGAAGAAGAGAGTATTTTATCTGAAGAAGCAAATTCTCTAGGAACGGAATTTTGTAGGAGATGTGGCTATTGTCTGCCTTGTCCTCAAAATATAGATATACCTACTCAATTTTTAATGGAAGGATACTATACTAGGTATAATCTAAAGGAATGGGCTCAAAGCAGATATGATGCCATGGAATATAGGGCGATTCACTGTATAGAATGTGGACTATGTGAATCTAAATGTCCATATAATCTTCCCATAAGAAAGATGATGAAAAATGTAGTGGAAAAGCTAGGATAAGTTAGTCTGAATAATTCCGATTTTTGATGCCAGGCACCAAAAATCGGAATTATTATCATATAATAAATGGGGGGATAGGTATGGATATGAATATATTCAGAACAGCCATGGAATTTTCATCAGACGGCATACTTATATCAGATGTTAATGGAAATGTTATATATCTAAACAAGGCATATGAACAAACTACTGGATTAAAGAAAGAGCAGATATTAAATAAGAATTTAAAAACATTGATGGAAGAACAAATTTTTAATAAGGCCATTTCTTTATCTGTATTACAAGATGAAGTGCCTATCTCTATAATACATAAATATATAACAGGAAAATCTGCGTTAACTACTGCAAATCCTATATATGACAAAGAAAAAAAGATAATAGGAGTAATTTGTAATACTAGAAATGTATCAGAATTACTTAATTTGAGAAATGAACTATTTGAAACCAAAGAATTAACTAAGAAATATTCAGAGGAAATAAAAATCCTAAGACAACTTGCTCTTCATCATGAAGAATTCATCTATGAAAGCAAGGTAATGGAGAACACAATAAAACTCGCATCAAAGGCTGCAGCATTTGATAGTACTATTTTAATACATGGAGAATCAGGTACTGGAAAAGAAGTATTAGCTAAGTTTATTCATAATGAAAGTCCAAGAAAGAACCAACCTTTTATAAAGGTAAATTGTGCAGCCATACCAAATGAACTTTTTGAATCAGAGTTATTTGGATATATGGGAGGTTCATTTACAGGAGCATCTAAGGATGGAAAACCTGGTATGTTTGAATTGGCCAATTATGGAACTATATTATTAGATGAAATTGGAGAATTGCCTTTGCCAATACAGTCTAAATTACTTAGAGTAATACAAGAGAAAGAAGTATTTAGAGTTGGAGGCCAGACTCCTATATCTTTAGATGTTAGAGTGTTGGCAGCTACAAATAAGGATTTAAAAAAAGAAGTTGCTGAAGGTAGATTTAGAGAAGATTTATTTTTTAGATTAAATGTTGTTCCAATAAATATACCAGCATTAAAAGAAAGAAGAGAAGATATACCAAAGCTAATCCAATTTTTCTTAGAAAAGCTCAATAGAAAGTATAAAAAAATTATATCTATAACAGATGATGCCATAAATATATTAAAATCATATACTTGGCCTGGAAATGTAAGGGAGCTTGAAAATTTAATTGAGTACTTATTTATTATGAATACATCTGAAGAAATAGATATTGAGCAGCTACCGCCCCAAGTATTGACACAACAGCTATATACTAATTCGTGGGGAGAAGAGGATAGCTATATCCCGAATCTTAATTATATGATTGAACGTTATGAGAAATCTATTATCTTATCTACATTAAAAAATTATCCATCCATAAGACAGGCTTCAAAAGTATTGGGAGTTCACTACTCTACTTTATCGAGAAAAATTAAAAAATATAATATAGATTATGATGTTTTCTAATAAAAAGATAGAAATTTATTTAAAATGTATGCAATATTGCAACACTTACAAAAAGTATCGCAAACTTGAAATCCCTAATTGAAGTGATAAAATGCTCTTTCATAAATATAGTGTTGCAGAGATGCAAATATATTTAATCACATATATAGCTAAACCCAGTATTATCAAGAAAATAAAGTTGGCATATTAATTGCTTTATATATAGTCAAGTAAAACAGGTAATAAACAGAGAGACTAATTTTGTTTTACTTTATACTCTTTAATATGAAAGAGTATTGAAAACTATTATAATGAAAGGGTGGATTATTTATGTCAAAAGAGCAATACAAATCAAGAGTATCATATGAATTTGATGAGGAATTATTAAGACAAGCTTTTGCAGAAGCTAGAAAGATTTATAAAGAAAGAGGATTCCAAACTAGAATGGGCTATGGTAAAGCACCAGCAGTAACTACTGTAGATATGGCTAGAGCTTGGATGGAAGATGGACATCCATTTACATGTGATAAATCAGAAGAGGTAACTGCTAATGCACGTAAAGTATTAGATGCAGCAAGAAAGAGTGGAGTTCCTATATTCCATACAACCACTGGATTTGAGCCAACTAGAGGATTAGACTTAGGTAGATGGGATGAGAAAATTCCTCTACACACATTAGAAAAAGATTCATATTGGATGGAAATAGATCCAAGGTTAAACCCACAACCAGATGAGCCTGTAATATATAAACCATATGCAAGTAACTTCTTTGGTACAAGACTTGCTCAATTACTAACTTACTTAGGAGTAGATACTCTAATAGTAATGGGTGCTACTTCATGTGCATGTGTTAGACATACAGTAATGGATTCAACGGGATATGGATTTAAAACTATAGTTCCTGAAGGAACTGTAGGAGATAGAGTGCCAGGTGTTGTTGAATGGAATCTATTTGACATGGATGCTAAATTCTGCGATGTTGAGCCACTAGAAAATGTAGTTAAATATTTAGAAGGCATAGATAAAAGCGTATACACTAAATAAGATAAATTAAGAAAATAAATAATATCTTACAGAAAAATAAGGGACACTGATATATTATAATAGTGTCCCTTAAATTTAACTATTTTTTCGAAAAAGGGGGATGTATATGGGACTAATTATAAAAAACGGAAATATCATAACATCCGAAAATGAGTATATTGCAGATATACTTGTAGAAGGAGAAAAAATAATTGCTATAGGGAAAGAATTAGATATAGCTGGACATGAAGTTGTAGATGCCACTGGTAAATATGTTTTTCCAGGTGGTGTGGACGAACATGTACACTATAACTCATTTAACTCTTTAGGTTATGAAACTTCACATGCAGCATTGGTTGGAGGAACAACTACAGTTGGTGACTTTGTTGTTCAACCAGTAGGAGTTGGACTTAAAGATTCTATAATAAACTATAAAAGAGATTGTCTTGATGGAGTGGCAACAGTAGATTATGTACTTCATGGAATCATCATGGATCCTTGTGAAGAAAGTATAGAAGATTTAGTAAATATGCCTTCAGTTGGTGTTTCTTCAGTTAAGCTTTTTATGGCTTATAAAGGTATGCCATATTATGTATCAGATGAGTGGATATTTAAAGCACTCTGTACAGGAAAAGAATCAGGAGTAACTATTATGGTTCATGCTGAAAATGCTGATATTATTGATGTATTAACAAAGCAACTTATAGCAGAAGGAAAAACAGAACCTAAATATTTTGGAGATTCAAGACCAGTATTATCTGAGGCAGAAGCCACTTCTAGAGCAATCTATATGGCTAAGATGGCAAAGGCTCCAATTTTTGTTGTTCATGTTACCAATCAAAAAGCAGTGGAAGTCATTAGAGAAGCATATAATGAAGGGGTATCTGCATATGGAGAAACTTGTACTCACTATCTAATGTTAAATGATGAAAACTTAGCTCGACCTAATTTTGAAGGAGCAAAATATGTATGTAACCCCCCTTTAAGACCACAGTCAGATGTAGATTTCATGTGGGAAGCCATTAATAAAGGATGGATAACGAGTGTTGGTTCGGACCATTGTGCTGTTATGGGAGGTTTTGCAGAAGGAAAACATAAGGGAATTAATGATTTTAGTAAGATTCCACCAGGATCCCCGGGAGTACAGGAGCGTTTATACATGATGTGGACTTATGGAGTGGAAACAGGAAGGATTTCTCGTCAGAAATTTGTAGAGGTTTGCTGTACAACTCCAGCGAAAATTTGTGGTATTTATCCACAAAAGGGTGATATAGCAGTTGGATCTGATGCTGATATAGTTGTTTTTGATCAAAACTACAGAGGTGCTATAAGTATTAAGGATAGCCTCTCAGGTTCAGACTATTGCACTTATGAAGGATATGAACAAAAAGGAATAGCAGAAAAAGTGTTTTTAAGAGGAAAATTAGTAGCTGAAAATGGAAAGTTTGTTGGAGAATTTGGTGAAGGAAAACAAGTTATATCAAAGCCATATGCTTACTGTTATAATAAATTTAAAGAGGGCGAATAAGCCCTCTTTTTTGTGTATATAGAAAGTTTTGATTTTTATATAGGTATTATAATGAATTGTTATGGAATGATATAATCTTGATAACATATTTAATTTATATTTGCTTATTTTTTATATAACAAATATAATAATACTTAATAACAATTTTAGGTAAGGGGTATGATTATGACCGATAGTAAACTAGATACAGATAAGATATATGAAATATTAAGATCAAGAATTATACATCTTGAATATGAACCAGGGCTGGTTTTAAATGAAGTGGATTTAGCAGAGGAATTTAATATAAGTAGAACACCAATTAGAAAGGTTTTTCAATTATTACATAGTGATAAACTTCTAAATATTGTGCCAAGATTTGGAGCTCAAGTTACACCTATTGATTTTAAACAGATGAAATATATATTTGAAGTGACTAGAGAGCTAGACCCTTTTGCTTCAAGACTTGCGGTAGAAAGAATAAGCGAAGAAAAAATAAAAAAGCTTGAAGAGATTATGTTAAGGTTTGAAAATTATGATATAAGTAAAGACTATCAAAATGCCATTAACGATGACGAACAATTTCACAGCATTATACTTTCATCCTGTGGTAATCCGTGGTTACAAGATATATTGACATCTTTACATTATCATACAGAAAGATTATGGCATTATTGTGAGCAATATTTTGATAGTATTGATTTATTTAGTCATACTTTAGGAAAGGTATTAGAAGGAATAAAAGAGAAAGATTTAGATAAAGTAGAAAAATATGCTAGGGAGCATATAGATGAATTTGTTTTTAAAATAAAAAAAGAAATGTTATAGAATTTTAAAAAAAGCTTTAATTTTAGATGGTTTGGGTCATCTGAAATTAAAGCTTTTTTAATTTTTTTGGAAAAACTTTATAATTTTATTAAAATACACTTGAAATACATTTGAAAAACATATAGAATGTAATCAAGAAACAAATGAAAAACAATTAACGAACAACAACGAAAAAGAAAGGAAGTGGATATATGTCAATATTTAATGAAAACTCAAAAGTTATCATTATCGGTGACAGAGACGGTATACCAGGACCAGCTATGGAAGAATGTATAAAAACCACTCCTGCAGAAGTAGTATTTTCAGCAACAGAATGTTTTGTCTGAACGGCTGCAGGTGCAATGGATTTGGAAAATCAAAAAAGGGTTAAAGATTTAACTGAAAAATACGGTGCAGAAAACATGATCGTATTAATCGGTGGAGCAGAAGCTGAATCAGCAGGACTAGCAGCTGAAACAGTTACAGCTGGAGATCCAACTTTTGCAGGTCCATTAGCAGGAGTTCCGTTGGGACTTAAAGTTTATCATGCAGTAGAACCAGAATTCAAAGAGTCAGTAGATGCTGATGTATATGATGAGCAAATCGGTATGATGGAAATGGTTTTAGATATTGATGAAATAGTTTCAGAAGTAAAAGGTATGAGAGATGAACATACAAAGTTTTAATAATTAATTTTGTTTAATACAGTTCCCAGAAGAACAATATAGAGGAGGGAAATCTATGAAAAATAATATAGGTTATCAAATAGTAACTAATAACCCAACTATAAGAGATGAATATAAAGAAGTAATTTTTGTTGAAGGCAGCTTTGAAGATGTATTATTTAAGGTTAGAGATTTAGTTCATACAGGTTTTGAACTTATTAACCATCCTCTAGGAGCAAGTATAAGAATGTTTTTCTCCCCATATCGTTCTATTATTGTAAGGGAGAATCTAGAAAAGGCAAATGATGTATATGCCGAAACAATTGAAAACAGCATAGCGAACTATAAAAAGCATATGAATGTCAGAAAACCAGATGTGGTAAATAGTGGAGATTATGCTTTGATTGATGCTGAATTGTTGAAATCTGCATTAGATGAATATGAAAGAGTTTATAATTAAAAAATTAAAAATAAAACGGAGGTGACTTTCCTTGAAACTTGAACTTAGAAGAATCCATATTAAAGATATTCAATTAGGAAATGAAACAACTGTAAAAAATGGAGTTCTAACAGTAAATAAAGAGGAATTAATTAGTAAGCTTAAAGAAGATGAAAGAATTAAAGATGTTAAGCTTGATGTAGCTAGACCTGGAGAAAAGGTAAGAATTATTCCAGTAAAAGATGTCATTGAGCCAAGGGTAAAAATTGAGGGAGAAGGAAATGGCTTTCCAGGAGTATCTACAAAGATGGCTCAATTGGGAGATGGAAAAGTAAATGTACTTTATGGTGCAGCAGTTGTAACAGTAGGAGATATTGTAGGATTTCAAGAAGGAGTAGTTGATATGTGGGGCGAAGGTGCAAAATGGACTCCATTTTCAAAGACTTTCAACTTAGTAGTAGATATTATTCCAGTGGAAGGATTAGCACCACATGTTCATGAAACAACTGTTAGATTAGCAGGACTTAAAGCAGCTGAATTTGTAGGAGAAGCAGGTAGAAGTGTGGAGCCAGATGAAGTAGTAGTATATGAAATGGGCAGCCATGCAGAGGAAAGCAAAAAATACCCAGACCTACCAAAGGTAGCTTATGTAGAAATGCTTATTTCTCAAGGATTATTACATGATGGATATATATATGGTGTTAATAGTCAATTAATACTACCTACACTACTACATCCAAATGAAGAACTAGATGGAGCGGTGATTAGTGGTAACTGTGTTGCAGCTTGTGACAAGATAACAACTTATCAACACCAAAACAACTCAGCAATTCTTGATTTATATGCTGAGCATGGAAAAACTATTAACTTCTTAGGGGTAATACTGACTCCAGAATTAACTACCCTTGAAGGTAAATTTAGAACTTGTGATTATACAGCTAAATTATGTAAGAGCTTAGGAGCAGATGGAGTTATTATATCTGAAGAAGGATATGGTAATCCAGACTCTGATTTATTAATGATTTGTAAGAGATTAGAAGACTCAGGAATAAAAACTGTATTAATAACTGATGAATGTTCTGGTTGGGATGGAATGAGTCAACCATTAGCAGATACAGCAAAAGAAGCAATAGCAGTAGTATCTACAGGAAATGTTAGCCACGTAGTTACATTACCACCAGCAGATAGAGTTATTGGAAATGACAAAGCAATAGCCACTTTAGCAGGAGGCTGGGAAGGCTGCTTAGAAGAAGATGGAAGTTTAAAATGTGAGTTAAATGCAGTAATTGGAGCAACATCAGAAATCGGATACCATAACTGTACAGTTAAATTATATTAATTAGC
Encoded proteins:
- a CDS encoding GrdX family protein encodes the protein MKNNIGYQIVTNNPTIRDEYKEVIFVEGSFEDVLFKVRDLVHTGFELINHPLGASIRMFFSPYRSIIVRENLEKANDVYAETIENSIANYKKHMNVRKPDVVNSGDYALIDAELLKSALDEYERVYN
- a CDS encoding glycine/sarcosine/betaine reductase component B subunit — encoded protein: MKLELRRIHIKDIQLGNETTVKNGVLTVNKEELISKLKEDERIKDVKLDVARPGEKVRIIPVKDVIEPRVKIEGEGNGFPGVSTKMAQLGDGKVNVLYGAAVVTVGDIVGFQEGVVDMWGEGAKWTPFSKTFNLVVDIIPVEGLAPHVHETTVRLAGLKAAEFVGEAGRSVEPDEVVVYEMGSHAEESKKYPDLPKVAYVEMLISQGLLHDGYIYGVNSQLILPTLLHPNEELDGAVISGNCVAACDKITTYQHQNNSAILDLYAEHGKTINFLGVILTPELTTLEGKFRTCDYTAKLCKSLGADGVIISEEGYGNPDSDLLMICKRLEDSGIKTVLITDECSGWDGMSQPLADTAKEAIAVVSTGNVSHVVTLPPADRVIGNDKAIATLAGGWEGCLEEDGSLKCELNAVIGATSEIGYHNCTVKLY